AAGTGATTTTGCTAACCTGAAAAACCGAATTCTATAAGTTTCTGCTAAATCAATACGCATCAACAGATTTGTTGCTCTATATTTGGATTCCGTAGAAGGATATTGTAGGATTGCTGGAGTGCCAAAACATACTGAAAGTCTCAAGAGAAACCCCAGGTAACTGTTTAatcattgttaatattattatatattaatagctgcccacatattttaataataatgctgagatttaaattaaaaagaacctTTCCTGTTTTGTCAGAGTgttaagttaatataaattttaatacagaagGCAATGCATTCTTTTGTTTGAAGCAATTgtgtgatataatttttattataattttttattacaagtttacaGGTACCTAGACAAAAACACCCATTTATTGCAATTTAACGTAGTTTAGCTCATATAATagcttaacatttaaaatatacactttttaataaacttatgttAAACTGCTTTATCATGAATATTTACCAGTGTACGAATTTTCttgatctgtttattttaaaatggaactTGTTCTTTACAGGTGGCTACAAGAAATGAGATGCATATTTTCCACAACAAGGAAGAAAGAACCTTGTTGAGATTCGTCTCTACAGCCTgtgttaaaaaaaagtttatttagagACACAAAACATTGAAGGAAGTTGTATAGACAGCCATTAACCAAATCTAGCTGTGATGAGGAGAGGCAATTCGTTAATACGGTCTATATCTCTAATAAACGATATATCTCTGAAGCTCCATATGATTTGAACTTCATGGAAAATAGCACCTTCTCCACATTTTGAAGTAGCAGTAAAAGCCAGTAGGCTAGGAcaccttaaaacattttattggttaatgAAAGCCTGGCAGGATTTGAGGACGTAGATGAAGACTCAAAGATATCTGTGAGTAAACACTTGCAGGTTTGGTTCAGTAAGCCAAATAATGGctgaaatacatatttatagcCCAGAAAGTCGTAAAATAATAAATGGGTTTTACAACCACCTTTTTCAGACAACCATGAGTCTTGCGCTTGATGGTGCATCGCAGAAAACTCTACGGATGTGAGCACAAACATTAAGCAAGACTTTGAAACCAAGAAGTTCATTCCACATCATACATCCCCGAAAGAGATGTGACACACTTGGCCTTGAGAATGATGCTTGGTGTAACGTCCCAACATTAACAAAAGAGATGCTAAAGGACCAAAGTCTAAATGTGTTGGAACGAGACTGCACTATGACCACTgcgtaaaagaaaaaaaaaccaataatcaATATTGTTGAGGTAAATTCCAATGTAGTATTTAGTGAAGGAATTTCTTCCATAGCTAAAGCTCTCCTAGTATCTCTTCATCTTTGTgcagtaaattaagtttttaatgagAAGTTGgcaaacactaaatattttataaaagcagTATGTGTTCAGGAATGTTTGGGAAAAGCCACAGTGCACTGCACAATGAGTTTCTTTGTGATTGTCGACGTGGAGTTCGTTAGTAACAAAGAGGTTGGCACGCTCACGTTGTCGTCAGGAAACTGTAGACCTTAAGCTTTAAAAGGAATTCCCATCACAGTTACTTTTATGTGGAAGAAAATTCACAATAATGGGAGTTGTAGCTCACAGGCCTGGCCACTACGTAGCGTACACTCACAAACTGCCAACAGGTGGGAAGTTTTTATGTCAGATCAATTTTATGTTGGATTCACTAATAAATGAATTAGTAGtttgtagatttattcaaaccaatccATAGCTTGCGAAAAGAAGTAGTCACAATAAGGTTATTGTAGCGAcaataacctctcactagcacatctggatagccactgaatggAGAAACACCCtgcctgacatcaaaatggccatgataagcccctagcggctacagagcgaacaagtgTAATGCATAACGAAAGATTTTCCCCCATGCAAAGCATACATCCATAGCCTGCCAAAAgaagtagttacttcaaaaagagCCGAAGAGTAATATTCCTGATCAAATTCTTGTTTGGTTGTTAGCAACACTGTTATTCCCTCCTGTTATACCTTCCCCACCCAGAAACCTTGATTCCTGGTTATTTAGATTGATGGTCTAATTAAgatataacttaatattaaaacactaataattgttgtgtagtATATGATTTTCAACTGCCAAAGAATTTCTTTCTGGAAATGAAAGTATACTGTTTTAAAGAATTGTTAAAGGTGGTTTTTGATTGTTTTAGGTAACTTGGCTTATGTTAACAATAtccaatattttgtataaacccCTTGCGTTTGTGGATATTATATACAAGCTTTTATTGTGCTATTTTTTGGAGATCCAAGCAATGTCAACCTATTTTTGGATCTTTGGACTTTAAGGTTTACTCACCAGCAACGAATTCTTATTGCAGTAGACTGTACAGTCTACCAGTATGCAGCCTCATGGCTGTCTCGTGGTGATCTTTTATGAGACATTTCAATATCACACGCTCTTTGGATGAGGCACGACTTGCTGCTGATAGCCTTCTGGCAATAAAAGCAAAGCTATTCTCTTGGTTCATTTACATGAATTATATGGCAAGTACTCACAGTGAGATAATGGGTCAAATTTCCTTTATCCAGCATTGACATGTTCCATCGAATTTGTACCACCAGAATCCTGTGTTGTCACTTGCTATTACCTTCATCAAACTGGAAGGTGATGTAACCATTGTCACTGCCCATGTTAATTATCACATGTTGATTTCCTGAGCTATTTTATATGTTTCACATTCACATTTTAAAAGCATcaccatatttaaaaatgaaactatgtGAAAAGGTGGTGGTAACTGACCTTTTGCTAACAAAAATAGAGATTTAAATGATCATTTAGTAAATGTCAGTTTCAAGCAAATACAAATCCTTAAAGCAAAATAGTTTATACAATCCTGTCAAAGCATGGTAATAGTTTACCATTATGCAAGCTGAAAAGAGGTAAAGTAATATTCTAAGTGCTTGAGTTTGTTGGTTTCAATTGTTGTTCTTGTTATAATGTTGGGTTGATCCATCATTATTTACGTATAGTGTACAAGAACAAATTCCTAACCCTTTTCCCACATCTTTCAAATTTTGATCTTAGAACATATCCGATAGGGAATTTTCATTGGCAGTATTTTTTGACAGGTTTACAAATTGGTTCTTTTACCCTAACAAGTCACTTTTATATAGTATTGTTGATTTTCATCCTATTGATGCAATGTGAAAACGAAACATTTGTCAATAAAAACTACATTctccattaaaatgtaaaaactgtattctTTATcgaatgtttcttaaaattttttaattgtattcgaGTGTAAAAATCACAATACTcgtaattttgttagtaatattttattagtacattACTGAAATACACTCTGTAAAATGAATGCAGTGTAACCCAAGGAAAAGAAAtaagaacagtttttataagCTTATTTGGTATTCCACTTTTATTTCCAGTTGTACTTATTAAATtacctaaattaaatgttagaaataTACATTATGATACATGTATTGTTACTGGTTTTATGTTCCAGGTGATAAAATATTGGTAGCAATCAAGGGAGAGAAACATAAAGGTATAATTGTAGGAGTGAGGAAGAAGCAGCCTCCAAACGTCCCGTCGTGTGACACCAACAATCTGGTACTGATCGATGACACAGGATCGCCTCTAGGCACCCGGATACACCTACCAATACCAATCATGCTACGGACTATCCTCAAGAAGAAAAATATTGTCAAAGGGGTAGATTATACTAAGTTGTTAGCTATTGCTACCCATTATGTTTAACAGTCCAAGTGTTAATTGTATAtagattgtaaattaaataagaaaatataacttaGTTTCTTATTAACCCCTCGACTCCCACTTTGCATTCAAATTCCATGCCTTTGTTATCACCTTCCAAACAAATGCTTCGCTATGTACAAGTGAGGTGTAGCAGATGTAGCCAATGAGTGTCATCTTTCACCTGAGAGCTGTAAGATGGCACTCATTGGCTTATAGTAATGTTTATTTCAAGTGTTAAAAAAgaacattattgttaaaaaaaagaacattatttttttcttgtttttttaaaaattacgtttgtGAAGTTGCTGCTaaaagttcatattattttctattttgattgtGGTTCAGTTGGTATGACAGAAATTAGTTGTAATAATGATAAAGACattgtatcaattttaaatttgtgtggATGCATTGTTGTGAGATAGGCATTCAATAGTGTATCTTTCTGAGAATAATGGAGATCGGGATGCAGACTCAATTTATCAACCATGACCTGACGTGACAAATTATCAGATTCTAATTGCAGTTTGGTAAATGAAGATATCACTAAAGTTCATCATGGTGGGCAAGAAAACGCTACATTTGTGCCAACTGGAGCAGCTCTGTGTGCGGCAGATAAACCCGGCAGTAGTCTTTAATAGCAAAACCATTGAAAACTCATCacttaaaaagaattaataatagttttttaatatgtttgccTTTTTAAATCCAACACcaaacagacattcttaagtttcAATATGAGTTGGAGCATTTCCCTTGAGAGCCTGGTCTATAAAagtcaatatattattttgtaaaagatgtAGAAgacatttgattaaaatttgttattaacgatggaaggtttgacaggataacaggatttcggacatttgccattgttatggttacaaaaggtatactACAAAGGTTCGAggattctctgcagtgacaacgtctggactccaagcagcttttgggtatatttaaatcctttcctttcatttcttctttctgttctttatttttgtatgtactaatacctccaccacctgacgaagaggatggatccaatccttgaaacgttgtgttatacctaccttttgtaaccatagcAATGGGAAATGTCTGAAATCTTGTTATCCTGACGTTTGATTAGTCTTAAACCATAGAGTTTATTCATCTTATACCTAAGTGGAATTCTAGATTCACAAATTCTCCCACAGAGTATGATCTGTAGGTAATATAACAGGATATTCCTCAATAAAACATCAGTACTTTCATCAAATAGCCAGTCCGTCTTAAGATTTGCATTTGTACAGGGTGTCCATAAATTAATCTAtcaaatttcatcttttaatttgtcaggtcaaaataagaaagaaatgcaatataaattatagtcctatctttaaattgaataaagttataaagttcaaactttgaaaaatgtttctggttaataaaaccttgtttttaaaaaaagcttcAGAACATTATCACATAAGGTTTTAAAATGGTGGCCATACAAAATGTTCAAACTGTAATATCTAAagaaattatcaattatttcgctctgacaaataataaatgaataaaataaaggTTCTACTGAACTCCGTCCCCcacttaaaatatacttatcaagttattaattttgtttacgtGTTGAttaatcagctgattgttgtATTTAACACATGAAATTACTAGCTCATTGTTGCCATTCTGTATACTCGTTATGAAATTTGTTTGCATGAAGGACATGTTGTTTTGCAGAATTgatctttaaattaatagttcATAATAACTTAaagtttagtttgtttatttttacttgaataaagaaaatgtttgaaaGTACATAGATTTAACCCATTGGGGAAGACATACATGCTGTTTACGTGCCGAGCGGCCTGGACTGAATGCTGAGCCACCCGCTGGCTACATAGTCCACTCTTTACTGATGGCCTTCATTTAAATAGAGCAGGCAAAGAAGAGATTAGCCGAAGGATAGCTCTTTGTGTAAAGGATGGGTCAGTTTCTACGCTGCACCAAACTACAGTTTGGGATATTCACAACACGCGCCTGGACCATACAATTCTGTCTCCAGGCTTTGCTGTGGCCTCTGTGAGATCGGTAACACCAGGGAGCGACTGTGGGGGATTCTGCTGTCTCCCTCACCTCCTGGTGCTACTCCCCCAGATATCCACTTCATGAGGGAGTACCTCTACTACTGCCAACTTCACCAAACAGTGACAGTTCTGATACCGGCGTGAGTCCAGTTTTGGCTAGTAGTAGTTTCTTGGACCCAATACAAAACCGGAAGAAAGAGATCAGCAACCTGTTGAGTGGCTCTCATTCTGTAGTTATTTGTAATGAAGGGCTGAACACGTCtgagaaaaataaaagaataaattattgtttattacagaATACACATCTTTGAATACAACCtgttctaaaaatgaaaataggaTTTTTAAAACGTATCCAGgagttgtaaaaaatatcaattctCAATTTGTTTCTAATCCATTTCAATGTAGAGAATATATGTAATAagcaagatataattattttcttagatCGAGCAAATACCGACATAGTGTGCATATAGGAAACTTGGCTGAATCAAAATAATATGGGAATCGCTTGTTTatgtaattatgaattaatttcttttcaaaatagaAACGATTGAATTGGCAAAGCAGTACCGgtatgtataaaacatatatatgaaataagagAACTAGAAGTTACAAAGAATTTGTCcatcaattttattattgaatgtacaGGTATGTACAACCTGtctataaaaatgaatacagttgtattatacagggtgtacataaagtcctgcactggtataatattttctaaacgataacagataaatgaacaagatttggtacatcaatactacacctaaaaatctactttttgaaggaactataagttttctgtaatatcatggggacgtcccgcaaggagtcagaaggaaatcttagggagcataggtcaatatgcacatcatttttaaagggcttatctagtagagtttaatgccgcaaaccgcactcaaaaagattgatccagtacaaaaaatggcggctgttcaaagtttttacttggttacatttcattagtagccataaccccggtaaagcaaaactgcaaccaaacgaatactgcagataaatactacaatttgattgtcagttgtacagaagtgaattacgacgtaggttatcctcaaggggtacaaatttggtcctaatatattgataacggggaaaacctgataacagtaacaattagaaagctcttatctatGGGTCacagtttggactttccaattagccagtctattcatagtaggctattctagttttcttgttttagtagtgctgtccaacctttctatcagtgcactttagtacaaaagagttttgtcgtattgcttgtagttcttcaactacactatgtcgcttgacaaacgtgaacgtataacacttcttatgatggttggttggggaaacaaacagacgatcacacgaggaagcatgccatttatttcatgaatgactactttcacgagaggcagccaatttctagaaaaactgtagggagaactgttcaatgCTTTATGGAAACaagaagtgtttccgatcgtcataggacaggGAAGGCCCGCTACTAcgacaactgaaggcaactctttaggatgtattgcagtcatttattgagaatccgcaagagtccccctacgctcagcaacacaaactcatgacatctctgttacgtctgttaaaaagattctgaaagggtctaattttaagccttataaagttgatttggtgcacgaactcaaagaagatgattttgatcgacgtatagaattttgtgaaactatgatggccaaaatagattgcaacgaaattgatgcaaacaatattgtgttttcagacgagtgttcatttatgctgaatggaagcgtaaacaggcacaattgccgttactgagtagcgaaaatcctcactggatgcgggaggcacatacgcagtatccactataaggtgaatgtctggcttggtgtgataggtaccctacccagttggtaggtcctttctttattgaaggaaatttaagtgcaatatcataccaacgtttgctagaaaatgaaattacaccagcacttcgaaacatgttttggagaaacattaccagaatatctggttttcaacaggacggagcacccccacactacggcattgacgtaagagcctatttaaacaccgttaccaatatattaggaccaaatttgtaacccttgaggataacctacgtcataattcacgtTAATTCActttctgtacaactgacaatcacaatgtagtatttatctgcagtattcgtttggttgcagttttgctttaccggggttatggctactaatgaaatgtaaccaagtaaaaactttgtacagtcaccattttgtactggatcaatctttttgagtgcggttgcggcattaaactctgctagataagccctttaaaattgatgtgcatattgacctatgctcctatttaagatttctttctgactccttgcgggacgtccccatgatattacagaaaactgatagttccttcaaaaagtagatttttaggtgtagtgttgatgtaccaaaccTTGTTCATATATCTGTTTatcgtttagaaaaatattataccagtgcaggactttatgtacacccgtATAGATCTCACAAtggtgattttattattttcattcaagtattacattaaatttttaattttgttgaggATTCcagatttataacttttatttgtggAGATTATAGTGtggatattaataattttaactgtaataaaacagCCATTTTTCGTGATCTAATAGATGcacatatatttgaaaatttttcactGATCTGACGAGGGAAACTAAATAGTCAAACGGCTATTAAAAGCGTCCTGAAAAACTGTTATCCTGGTCAAGTAATAAATGCTGACAACATTGACATGCCTTTCTTGGACCACAGAGCGCAGCTCGTAAAGTTTTCTTTAAAGTTGAATACAAATCTTTCTCACCATCAAATTATTAGCAAACACTGTTTTTCTGAAACTCACATAACCCTCATCTTAAACCAACTTCAAAGAGAAAATTGGATTTCCATATTCACATTATCACAAATGAAAAGTATGATgaagtttttaaatgatttaaccACTATTTCAACTTGGCATTCccaattcaaacaaaaaatcaacATTAGAAAAAAGCCCAAGAATAAGTGGAGGCTTGCAGGATTGAAAAAAGGTCAGGAACTTATTCAGTTCTTAAGATCACTTCCTTTAAAAATGTGATAGTTTCAAAGCCAATCGATGACCGTAAAAAAGCTTTACAGAGCTGgatcaattttgaaaaaaggtCATTTTATGACAAAAACATTACATTGTAAAAGCAAAGCAAATCAAAAGTAATATGGGACattgtaaatgaaaatacaaaattaaaaaacaatacaaggAACACTATTATTAAActtgaaataactaataataaacacaacaataagtACACAAGCTAAAGAAGTCGCAGAATACTTATTTCATTGATGTAGGCTTAAAAcactttcttaaatttaaataaaaccagaGCCACGGTCCCCTATATACGTTGTGTTATGGACAGCTTGTCTCTCTCTGGTGTCACAGTTGCAGACGTCAAGGCTATGGTGAGGTGACTTAAGAGCACGATAGCTGCAGGTGTTGACGACATTCcctgtttaataattgtttccctaTGATCAGCTACATTTTTGTTGACATTTGTAATGCATGCTTTGGTTCTGGTATTTTCCCTCAAGCTCACAATTAGCAAAGTTTTACCGATCTACAAAAATAGAAATCCACATTCACCTGAGAATTTCAGACCAATTGCACTACTACCctccttttcaaaaataattgagtTTGTTCTGTGTAAAAGACTAGTCACGTTTTTTGGAGtacaaaaaacaattattcaaattgaaaaaagtCACTATCTCtcaattttacagtttaaattaatgatGTGGTTACACGTCTTCTTGACAGAAAACAACATATGTTCGGTGTATTCTGTGATCTTAGCAAGGCATTCGACACAGTAAATCACAACATTCTTCTTAAAAAATTAGAGAAGCATGGTATACGTGGTCTTCTTTTATCTCATCTGCAGTTATACTTATCAAATAAACAACAATTGGTCCAGGTTATCGACAACAATGTTTCAGTTCAATCCTCCATCAAGTACATAACGTCCGGTGTGCCTCAAGGTTCAATTCGTGGGtcactgttatttttaatatatattaatatttctcgTAACATAGTCATGTTTGCAGACAATTGCAGCTTGCATATTTCAGATGAATCCTGTGGCCTTAAGAACCGAGTCTCATTTAAAAGCCTTAACAAATGGTTTCATGCCAACTGTATGAAGTTAAATAGAAAGAAAACTAAAGTGATTAAGTTTCAATTAAAGCATAATCACAAAAATCAACTTCGTAGTCAAATTGAACTCGACAGTAATATAATTGAACAGGTTCCTTCATACAAATTCCTGGGCCTCTCCCATGTTGATGCCAAGCTTACATGACACATTCATGTTGACCAGATCTGCAAGAGGCTTCGGTCGATGTGTTTCGCTCTCAGCCATCTTGCCAGGGTTTGTAGTGTAGAAATCCTCCGTACCATCTAGTTTGCTTACATAGAATCCATATTCAGGTACAGGAAATTATTTTGGGGATGCTTAAGTGTTGGTAACTTTGAAAGAGTTTTGATTCAACAGAAATGGTGCTTTTGTTTTCTCGTCGGGCATAAGTAGACTGAGTCCTGTAGACCGCTGTGTTGTGGAGCTTGGTATATTGATAATGTGGCTAACTTTCCTACGAATGGATCATTTCATCAATACCCTACAAGAGAGCCAGACATGTCTGTTGCCAGCCACTCCACCGGTGGGTATGAGAGGGGTCTGTATTATATATGCGTGGCAATGTCTAACAGGCTGCCACAACATATTCGTGAAATATCAACagttaataaatctaaaattgaaaaaaaaatttattttttatgtaagtgTGCCTACTTGATTGACAAATTATGacggttttatatattattttatattacaaacatgaTGTGtaagtttagttattaaaaataatatacatgtttgttgcattatattatgttatacatgCTGACGTGTTCAAAGTTCTGTATATAACTGTACGAATAAAAATTGAATTGGCCATTATAGTTCTGAAAATATCCAACATATACTGTTGCAATGATCTTTACTGGTTCCTTTActaagtaaataatacatttcattttgttttgttactggCAGCAATGAATTGACAACCTGTTGAAACATTCTgtcattgtttttgtttgtcaGCTGCTAAATGCGAGGTTAGGtatgttgtttgtttttgtattgtgaAATTGATCGTAATGGGTGTAAAAAAACTGAGAGATTCAGTAGTTgctttgttattagttaagagtACAATTCTGATTATACTGATAGTGATGGAAATGTGGAAGACGTTATTATTTCCCGTGCACTAAAACTGTTTGTCGATCATGGTTTGTGCGAGAATGAAACACTGAACATGAAATGAAGAACATGAAGATGAAAGTAATtggattattttcaaattgtacagaatgtttaattaattgttaagtaATG
This Homalodisca vitripennis isolate AUS2020 chromosome 3, UT_GWSS_2.1, whole genome shotgun sequence DNA region includes the following protein-coding sequences:
- the LOC124357746 gene encoding 39S ribosomal protein L14, mitochondrial; protein product: MAFSSIFSRGLHVSAPSHHVMKLTRLRVVDNSEIGMKAMAEGKPPKCIHVYNKTGIGTIGDKILVAIKGEKHKGIIVGVRKKQPPNVPSCDTNNLVLIDDTGSPLGTRIHLPIPIMLRTILKKKNIVKGVDYTKLLAIATHYV